In a genomic window of Gossypium arboreum isolate Shixiya-1 chromosome 9, ASM2569848v2, whole genome shotgun sequence:
- the LOC108456326 gene encoding protein SELF-PRUNING — translation MAREVEPLMVGRVIGDVMDSFIPSIKMSVTFNNKQVFNGHEFYPSTVVTKPRVEVVGGDMRTFFTLVMTDPDVPGPSDPYLREHLHWIVTDIPGTTDATFGREVVSYENPKPNIGIHRFVFVLFKQKRRQIIKSPCSRDNFNTRRFAFENDLGLPVAAVYFNAQRETAARRR, via the exons ATGGCAAGGGAAGTAGAGCCTCTCATGGTTGGGAGAGTCATAGGAGATGTTATGGATTCTTTCATCCCAAGTATTAAAATGTCGGTCACTTTCAACAACAAACAAGTCTTCAATGGGCATGAGTTTTATCCATCAACTGTTGTCACCAAACCTAGGGTAGAGGTTGTAGGAGGTGACATGAGAACTTTCTTCACTCTG GTCATGACGGACCCGGATGTTCCTGGACCTAGTGATCCTTACTTAAGGGAGCACCTTCACTG GATTGTGACAGACATCCCTGGCACCACAGATGCCACATTCG GAAGGGAAGTGGTGAGCTATGAAAACCCAAAGCCAAATATAGGGATCCACAGGTTTGTGTTCGTTCTTTTCAAGCAGAAACGTCGACAGATAATCAAGTCACCTTGTTCAAGGGATAACTTCAACACTCGACGTTTCGCTTTTGAGAACGATCTTGGCCTTCCTGTTGCTGCTGTGTATTTCAATGCTCAAAGAGAAACAGCTGCAAGAAGACGTTGA
- the LOC108455859 gene encoding germin-like protein subfamily 3 member 2 translates to MVEKSWVLIVLVVFIMHGDESLASDPDPIQDFCIPNPKFGSIKTAHLSILPCKNSSEATTDDFVFSGLKSSGNFTDTGLATFPVNPTIFPGINTLGISFVRADLKVGGINPPHFHPRATEIAYVVQGSVYSGFVDSNNRVFSRVIEQGEVMVFPKGLLHFQMNVGEKPSTIFACLNSQNPGLQKIPSAIFGSGINEELLEKAFGLNHKQIGTMRRRFDPKTVN, encoded by the coding sequence ATGGTAGAAAAATCATGGGTTTTGATTGTACTAGTGGTATTTATCATGCATGGGGATGAAAGTTTAGCCTCGGACCCTGATCCGATTCAGGATTTCTGCATTCCAAATCCCAAATTTGGATCTATAAAAACAGCTCATCTCAGCATTCTACCCTGCAAAAACTCGTCGGAGGCCACCACCGATGATTTCGTCTTCTCGGGGTTAAAATCCAGTGGAAACTTCACAGACACAGGCCTGGCAACCTTCCCAGTGAATCCCACAATCTTTCCAGGGATCAACACACTAGGGATATCATTTGTGCGAGCCGACTTGAAAGTTGGTGGGATAAATCCACCCCATTTTCACCCCAGAGCCACTGAGATTGCCTACGTGGTGCAAGGAAGTGTTTATTCAGGCTTTGTTGATTCAAACAACCGAGTTTTCTCCAGGGTGATTGAGCAAGGAGAAGTTATGGTGTTTCCAAAAGGTCTGCTTCACTTTCAGATGAATGTGGGTGAGAAGCCTTCTACAATATTTGCATGTCTTAATAGCCAAAACCCAGGACTTCAAAAGATTCCATCTGCCATTTTTGGGTCTGGTATCAACGAGGAGCTTTTGGAGAAGGCTTTTGGCCTCAATCATAAGCAGATTGGGACCATGAGAAGAAGATTTGATCCTAAAACAGTGAACTAA